The following coding sequences lie in one Pseudarthrobacter phenanthrenivorans Sphe3 genomic window:
- a CDS encoding CoA-binding protein codes for MGHTNDPAVIERLMLTKGRWAIVGLTTNEWRAAYDTSLFIRDRLGMEIIPVNLPGDAVHGETGYSSLLDIPAAKQPIDVVDCFVNSHRVGQVVDQAIAVGAKAVWMQLGVVDEAAAERAKAAGLDVVMDSCPAQEAWKYNL; via the coding sequence ATGGGCCACACTAACGATCCTGCAGTCATTGAACGCCTGATGCTCACCAAGGGGCGCTGGGCCATTGTCGGCCTCACCACCAACGAATGGCGGGCGGCTTACGATACGTCACTCTTTATCCGTGACAGGCTTGGGATGGAAATCATTCCAGTAAACCTGCCCGGCGACGCGGTCCACGGCGAAACCGGGTACTCCAGCCTCCTGGACATTCCCGCTGCAAAGCAACCCATCGACGTCGTGGATTGCTTCGTCAACTCCCACAGGGTAGGACAGGTGGTGGACCAGGCCATTGCGGTGGGCGCAAAAGCGGTGTGGATGCAGCTTGGGGTCGTGGACGAGGCTGCCGCCGAGAGGGCCAAAGCAGCCGGGCTGGATGTCGTGATGGACAGCTGCCCGGCCCAGGAGGCGTGGAAATACAACCTCTGA
- a CDS encoding MmcQ/YjbR family DNA-binding protein, which yields MDPDALRRICLSFPGAYEDYPFGHETAVFKVRASISGGAGQEGKVFALSSMSPDGYVNLKCEPGLAVQLRAAHPEITGAWHMNKTHWNGVRLDGTLPEDMIRDMVEDSYDLVVAGLTRKQQEQLGWARLAGSGGGPDV from the coding sequence ATGGACCCTGACGCATTGAGGAGGATCTGCCTCTCGTTCCCCGGGGCGTACGAGGATTATCCGTTCGGCCACGAAACCGCCGTATTCAAGGTCCGCGCCTCGATTTCCGGCGGTGCCGGTCAGGAGGGCAAGGTCTTTGCGCTGTCCTCGATGAGTCCGGACGGGTACGTGAACCTCAAGTGCGAGCCGGGACTCGCAGTCCAGTTGCGGGCTGCGCATCCCGAAATCACCGGCGCCTGGCACATGAACAAGACCCATTGGAACGGGGTACGGCTGGACGGGACGCTGCCGGAGGACATGATCCGCGACATGGTGGAAGACTCCTACGACCTTGTGGTGGCGGGCCTCACCAGGAAGCAGCAGGAACAGCTGGGATGGGCGCGGCTGGCGGGATCGGGCGGCGGACCAGATGTCTGA
- a CDS encoding DUF1990 family protein has product MSDQGRVDRRLNYPDVGGTERGAAPAGYLVVRKEAFLGAGMDVYRRVAAGILGWELQRRAGLRVNADSPVVAPGARVVSGFGAGPFRLNAPCQVVWVREPAPNGMPQSAGFGYGTLPGHPARGEEAFEVEINGHGEVFLRIHAFSRPANWFYAAGGVITRAAQRYVTSRYIEGARTLASEGTST; this is encoded by the coding sequence ATGTCTGACCAAGGGCGCGTCGACAGGCGGCTCAACTACCCCGATGTGGGCGGGACTGAGCGGGGCGCTGCCCCGGCCGGTTACCTGGTGGTGCGGAAGGAGGCTTTCCTTGGTGCCGGCATGGATGTGTACCGGCGGGTTGCCGCAGGAATCCTGGGCTGGGAGCTGCAGCGGCGGGCCGGTCTCAGGGTGAATGCCGATTCCCCCGTGGTGGCGCCGGGGGCGCGGGTGGTGAGCGGCTTCGGTGCCGGTCCATTCCGGCTGAACGCGCCGTGCCAGGTGGTGTGGGTCCGGGAGCCGGCACCCAACGGGATGCCGCAGTCCGCAGGATTCGGGTACGGAACGCTGCCGGGGCACCCCGCCCGGGGCGAGGAAGCCTTCGAGGTGGAGATCAACGGGCACGGGGAGGTGTTCCTCCGGATCCATGCTTTCAGCCGGCCCGCCAACTGGTTTTACGCCGCCGGCGGCGTGATCACCCGGGCAGCCCAGCGCTACGTGACGTCCCGGTACATTGAAGGGGCACGTACTCTCGCATCGGAAGGAACATCCACGTGA
- a CDS encoding putative quinol monooxygenase, translating into MIFIVVKFKVKPEWSERWLDLVADFTRTTREEPGNLWFDWSRSVDDPNEFVLVEAFKDDAAGDHVNSAHFKQAMADMPQALAETPRIISRQFDGEGWDRMGELTI; encoded by the coding sequence GTGATCTTCATCGTCGTCAAGTTCAAGGTCAAGCCCGAATGGTCGGAGCGCTGGCTCGACCTGGTGGCCGACTTTACCCGGACCACCCGGGAGGAGCCGGGCAACCTGTGGTTCGACTGGTCCCGCAGCGTGGACGACCCCAACGAGTTCGTCCTGGTGGAGGCCTTCAAGGACGATGCCGCCGGAGACCACGTCAACAGCGCCCACTTCAAGCAGGCCATGGCAGACATGCCCCAGGCGCTCGCCGAAACCCCGCGGATCATCAGCCGCCAGTTCGACGGCGAGGGCTGGGACCGGATGGGTGAACTTACCATCTAG
- a CDS encoding DUF503 domain-containing protein: MWIGWIEFDILLGDVQSLKEKRSVIRPLLAEIKRRFDVSVAEVGDHPQYRRAQVGVGLVAADRAHLVEVLDAVERFVAARPEFELLSARQRDHHSED; the protein is encoded by the coding sequence ATGTGGATCGGCTGGATCGAATTCGACATCCTCCTGGGCGACGTCCAAAGCCTGAAGGAAAAGCGCTCGGTCATCAGGCCCTTACTGGCCGAAATCAAGCGCCGCTTCGACGTTTCCGTTGCAGAGGTCGGTGACCACCCCCAGTACCGCCGTGCACAGGTCGGAGTTGGCCTGGTGGCAGCTGACCGGGCCCACCTCGTGGAGGTGCTGGACGCCGTCGAACGCTTTGTGGCCGCCCGGCCCGAGTTCGAACTGTTGAGCGCACGGCAGCGGGACCACCACAGCGAGGACTGA